Proteins encoded together in one Marinithermus hydrothermalis DSM 14884 window:
- a CDS encoding tetratricopeptide repeat protein gives MARKTTPWLELLEGVRPHLSGRDHRGAKGSLRWLEAVMAERGGRAGAVRNILYKDLGAPEEKARLYGIIAELYREAGLNPPAPPVELALERARRVLGRDKRRYYRRFIRALSQGERPQMIVVGEAATGKGVLLAHVREAVPEAFFVNVAGDLGPALYSLAELLDLDEAFEALLARLSPVQPYAVQAALQGEVRALFAKGLNARGRVLLLRAERDATIADLPLRDADGNRVRLAAWLEPLLEALEVPYLAALSEPPPKLSYQLLKPPSRQEARRYVSERLPHLKAEEVEAIVNRAGRHYGELSRLTLLEAVRHGDSAEADLEQDPRMGPLVQALAVLSPDEDPAVPVPLLEQVIGRTLGELSKAEQALIAEAGEGYVRPAVRAVLPERPRNARCVHAEALAYYTRHPHPFRQLYHALGAEAYEVFLELVEEDPMRLALVPGVWGEAAAWPLSARLRLANAVIRYRAVLGEYTHPEVREALELLANAPDPELRAWARIKAAEAYVDQGRYAEAAALIQELPHLKDEARAEALLVQAALERWRGAYDRAERAVREALALSIPPFLLDRARLWQGVVAKDAGRMTEALEVLKEVRHNPLAVARARYQEGDLLMRLGRAEEAVTRIETALQGLEAVDAPLEERSRVRARLGTVLRRLARYDEGARHLYAALECAPDPFTRARVASEAAILEAARGRGFEAVRLAAEAEAFFRMTSVRPEEARYRHRRTLFRLAMAFWVLGTGQPYRAPFRGSGSVEAARRLLEPLFSEVAPLASTADRYRHLLVDVALGLALVLPAAEAAAMLEPLLEQPQTYLAVQVRLGYAEALLRGGRPELALRQTLLLPELPPEPGLGAWKLAIEAEALLRLEGPQAAERRLGGVRALPAPLRAQVGRVLGRALLDLGLEAVGEAWAGGLGPLGLPEGLALAFERAAVPAEV, from the coding sequence ATGGCCAGGAAGACTACACCGTGGCTCGAGCTGCTCGAAGGTGTGCGCCCGCACCTTTCGGGCCGGGACCACCGTGGCGCAAAGGGCAGCCTGCGCTGGCTCGAGGCCGTCATGGCGGAGCGCGGCGGTCGCGCCGGAGCGGTCCGTAACATCCTGTACAAGGACCTCGGCGCTCCGGAGGAGAAGGCGCGCCTGTACGGGATTATCGCGGAGCTGTATCGGGAGGCTGGCCTGAACCCGCCCGCTCCGCCCGTCGAGCTCGCGCTGGAACGCGCGCGGCGCGTGCTGGGCCGGGACAAGCGACGCTACTACCGGCGGTTCATCCGGGCCCTCAGCCAGGGCGAACGCCCCCAGATGATCGTCGTGGGGGAGGCGGCCACTGGGAAAGGCGTTCTGCTCGCGCACGTGCGCGAGGCGGTCCCCGAGGCCTTTTTCGTGAACGTCGCCGGGGATCTGGGGCCCGCCTTGTACTCCTTGGCGGAACTCCTTGACCTGGATGAGGCTTTCGAGGCCCTTTTGGCTCGGCTTTCGCCCGTCCAACCTTACGCGGTGCAGGCGGCGTTGCAGGGCGAGGTGCGTGCCCTATTCGCCAAAGGCTTGAACGCGCGGGGCCGCGTGCTTTTGTTGCGCGCCGAACGGGACGCGACGATCGCGGACCTGCCCTTGCGCGATGCGGACGGGAACCGCGTCCGCCTCGCCGCGTGGCTCGAGCCGTTACTCGAAGCGCTCGAGGTGCCGTACCTCGCGGCGCTCTCCGAGCCACCCCCTAAGCTTTCCTACCAGCTCCTCAAACCGCCCTCCCGTCAGGAGGCCCGCCGCTACGTGAGCGAGCGCTTGCCGCACCTGAAGGCGGAGGAGGTTGAAGCGATCGTGAATCGGGCGGGGCGCCATTACGGGGAGCTCTCCCGCCTCACCCTCCTCGAGGCGGTGCGCCACGGGGACTCGGCCGAGGCCGACCTCGAGCAAGACCCCCGGATGGGGCCGTTGGTGCAGGCTCTCGCGGTCCTCTCTCCAGACGAGGACCCTGCCGTGCCCGTGCCCCTGCTCGAGCAGGTGATCGGCCGGACGCTCGGCGAGCTGAGCAAGGCCGAGCAAGCTTTGATCGCGGAGGCGGGGGAGGGGTACGTACGCCCCGCGGTGCGCGCGGTGCTGCCCGAGCGCCCGAGGAACGCGCGCTGCGTGCACGCGGAAGCCCTCGCCTACTACACGCGCCACCCGCACCCCTTCCGCCAGCTGTACCACGCCCTAGGGGCGGAGGCCTACGAGGTCTTCCTCGAGCTCGTGGAGGAGGACCCGATGCGTCTCGCGTTGGTCCCGGGGGTTTGGGGGGAGGCGGCCGCGTGGCCGCTGTCCGCACGGTTGCGCCTCGCGAACGCCGTGATCCGGTACCGGGCGGTCCTCGGGGAGTACACCCATCCTGAGGTGCGGGAGGCCTTGGAGCTCCTCGCGAACGCGCCGGACCCGGAGCTGCGGGCGTGGGCGCGCATCAAGGCCGCGGAAGCGTACGTGGACCAGGGGCGGTACGCCGAGGCGGCCGCCTTGATCCAGGAGTTGCCGCACTTAAAGGACGAGGCGCGGGCGGAGGCGTTGCTGGTGCAAGCGGCGCTCGAGCGTTGGCGGGGCGCGTACGATCGGGCGGAACGCGCGGTGCGGGAGGCGCTCGCCCTGTCCATCCCACCGTTTCTTCTGGATCGAGCCCGGTTGTGGCAAGGGGTTGTGGCGAAGGACGCAGGCCGCATGACGGAGGCCCTTGAAGTCCTTAAGGAGGTGCGGCACAACCCCCTCGCGGTCGCGCGGGCCCGCTACCAGGAGGGCGACCTCCTGATGCGGTTGGGGCGCGCGGAGGAAGCCGTGACCCGCATCGAGACGGCTTTGCAGGGCCTTGAGGCGGTGGACGCTCCCTTGGAGGAACGCAGCCGCGTGCGAGCCCGGCTGGGCACGGTGCTGCGCCGCTTGGCGCGGTACGATGAGGGAGCCCGTCACCTGTATGCCGCCTTGGAGTGCGCTCCGGACCCGTTCACGCGCGCGCGGGTCGCGAGCGAGGCCGCGATCCTGGAGGCGGCCCGCGGTCGCGGTTTTGAGGCCGTGCGGTTGGCAGCGGAGGCGGAGGCGTTTTTCCGCATGACCTCCGTGCGTCCCGAAGAGGCGCGCTACCGGCACCGGCGCACCCTGTTCCGCTTGGCGATGGCCTTTTGGGTGTTAGGAACGGGGCAACCGTACCGCGCTCCGTTCCGTGGGAGCGGTTCGGTCGAGGCGGCACGCCGCCTGCTCGAGCCGCTCTTTTCGGAGGTGGCGCCCCTCGCCTCGACGGCCGATCGGTACCGCCACCTGTTGGTGGACGTGGCCTTGGGGTTGGCGCTCGTGCTCCCGGCAGCGGAGGCCGCCGCGATGCTCGAGCCGCTTTTGGAACAGCCCCAAACCTATTTGGCGGTGCAGGTTCGCCTGGGGTACGCCGAGGCGCTATTGCGCGGGGGGCGGCCGGAGCTGGCGCTACGGCAGACGCTGCTGTTGCCTGAACTGCCGCCGGAACCGGGGTTGGGCGCGTGGAAGCTCGCGATTGAGGCCGAGGCGTTGCTGCGCCTGGAGGGCCCCCAGGCCGCCGAGCGGCGGCTTGGGGGAGTGCGGGCCTTGCCCGCCCCGTTGCGTGCGCAGGTGGGGCGCGTGTTGGGGCGGGCGCTGCTCGATCTGGGCCTCGAGGCGGTGGGGGAGGCTTGGGCGGGAGGGTTGGGGCCGCTGGGCCTTCCGGAGGGGCTCGCCCTGGCGTTTGAGCGGGCGGCGGTGCCCGCAGAGGTTTAA
- a CDS encoding M24 family metallopeptidase, which yields MKPEELLQQHDLDALLVTTPENVRYLSGFSAPQDARVILTQEGALLLTDGRYTVQAREESRIPYRILGRHELLEALKELLKGRVGFEAAHLPYAQYERYKATIPAEWVPTHGLIETLRLRKTPEEIEKIRAAAALTDQAFTHILPQIRPGVREIEIALELERFLRTHGAEDTAFEIIVASGPRSAMPHGTASPRTIQSGELVTLDFGARVDGYHSDMTRTLAVGPIPDELRRIYDAVLAAQEAALQAVAPGRAARELDRIAREVLAQHGYAEYFTHSLGHGVGLAVHEGPALWRESEDVLESGMILTIEPGVYIPDVGGCRIEDLVLVTADGFEVLSQTPKHLIQV from the coding sequence GTGAAACCGGAAGAACTCCTACAGCAACACGACCTCGACGCCCTTCTCGTCACCACCCCCGAGAACGTCCGCTACCTCTCCGGCTTCAGCGCCCCCCAAGACGCCCGCGTCATCCTCACCCAAGAAGGCGCCCTCCTCCTCACCGATGGACGCTACACCGTCCAAGCCCGCGAGGAAAGCCGCATCCCCTACCGGATCCTCGGGCGACATGAACTCCTAGAGGCCCTCAAGGAGCTCCTCAAGGGCCGCGTCGGCTTCGAAGCCGCCCACCTCCCCTACGCCCAGTACGAACGGTACAAGGCCACCATCCCCGCCGAATGGGTCCCGACCCACGGCCTCATCGAAACCCTCCGGCTCCGCAAAACCCCCGAGGAGATCGAGAAGATCCGCGCGGCCGCCGCCCTCACCGACCAAGCCTTCACGCACATCCTCCCCCAGATCCGCCCCGGCGTACGCGAGATCGAGATCGCCCTCGAGCTCGAACGCTTCCTGCGCACGCACGGCGCCGAGGACACGGCCTTCGAGATCATCGTCGCCTCCGGCCCCCGCAGCGCGATGCCGCACGGCACCGCCAGCCCCCGCACAATCCAGTCCGGTGAGCTCGTCACGCTCGACTTCGGCGCGCGCGTGGACGGGTACCACTCGGACATGACCCGCACCCTCGCCGTCGGCCCCATCCCCGACGAGCTTCGCCGCATCTACGACGCGGTCCTCGCTGCCCAGGAAGCCGCCCTTCAGGCCGTCGCCCCCGGCCGCGCGGCGCGCGAGCTGGACCGGATCGCCCGCGAAGTCCTCGCCCAGCACGGGTACGCCGAGTACTTCACGCACTCCCTCGGGCACGGGGTCGGCCTCGCGGTCCACGAAGGCCCGGCCCTCTGGCGGGAATCCGAGGACGTTCTCGAGTCGGGCATGATCCTCACGATCGAGCCCGGCGTGTACATCCCCGACGTGGGCGGGTGCCGCATCGAGGATCTGGTGCTGGTCACCGCCGACGGGTTCGAGGTTCTCTCCCAAACCCCTAAGCACCTGATCCAGGTATGA
- a CDS encoding deoxyribonuclease IV: protein MRYGLHVSISGKKGYATAIDEAERLGITAIQIFAKSPRSWRTRTLKPGEAERFREARELSRVATGVIHASYLVNLGAQGELWEKSVFSLADDLSKARALGLEYVVVHPGSGDPEQVRKGALKALELAPSPARLLLENVAGGGQKVGRRFEELAQLIEGTPLGVCFDTAHAFAAGYPVHEDPAGVIAELDRVIGLERVPVIHLNDSVGGFNTRTDHHANLGEGQIGEALREVVQDARLQEKSFIMETPKEYDPYNLQVFRAWTGLEAS from the coding sequence ATGAGGTACGGGCTTCACGTCTCCATCAGCGGCAAGAAAGGGTACGCCACCGCGATCGACGAGGCGGAACGCCTGGGGATCACTGCGATCCAGATCTTCGCTAAAAGCCCCCGCAGCTGGCGCACGCGCACGCTCAAACCAGGAGAAGCGGAACGCTTCCGCGAAGCACGCGAGCTCAGTCGGGTCGCTACTGGAGTGATTCACGCCTCCTACCTGGTGAACCTCGGTGCTCAAGGCGAGCTCTGGGAAAAAAGCGTGTTCAGCCTCGCGGACGACCTCAGCAAAGCCCGCGCCCTCGGCCTGGAGTACGTGGTGGTGCACCCCGGCTCCGGGGACCCCGAGCAGGTCCGCAAAGGCGCCCTGAAAGCCCTCGAGCTCGCCCCCTCCCCCGCCCGCCTCCTCCTGGAGAACGTGGCCGGGGGCGGCCAGAAGGTCGGTCGGCGCTTCGAGGAACTCGCCCAGCTCATCGAAGGCACCCCCCTAGGGGTTTGCTTCGACACCGCGCACGCCTTCGCCGCCGGGTACCCGGTGCACGAGGACCCCGCGGGCGTGATCGCCGAACTCGATCGGGTGATCGGCCTGGAGCGCGTCCCGGTGATCCACTTGAACGACTCCGTAGGCGGTTTCAACACCCGCACGGACCACCACGCGAACCTCGGCGAAGGCCAGATCGGGGAAGCGCTACGGGAGGTGGTTCAGGACGCGCGTCTCCAGGAGAAGAGCTTCATCATGGAAACTCCTAAAGAGTACGACCCGTACAACCTCCAGGTATTCCGCGCGTGGACTGGCCTAGAGGCGAGTTAA
- a CDS encoding MBL fold metallo-hydrolase has protein sequence MQRYRLGNLEVFFLQDGAFRLDGGAMFGVVPKVLWSKVAPPDEANRIPLTLRPMLVRVGEKWVLVETGVDDKPGEKHRRIYAIDRSTNLLAALKALGLTPEDIDLVVNTHLHFDHAGLNTVRDEAGRIVPLFRRARYVVQRQELYDALHPHERSRASYLPENIEPVLEAGLFEEVEGEAELLPGVRVVPLPGHTLGQQGVVLESEGQRLVYTADLLPTFAHAPLPYIMAYDLYPVTTLETRKRFYPVWAEEGYLVAPPHDPTYALGRLVLGERGYTLVPV, from the coding sequence ATGCAGCGCTATCGCTTGGGGAACCTGGAGGTGTTTTTTCTGCAGGATGGCGCGTTCCGTTTGGACGGCGGGGCGATGTTCGGCGTGGTGCCGAAGGTCCTGTGGTCCAAGGTTGCGCCGCCCGATGAGGCGAACCGCATTCCCTTAACCCTGCGCCCCATGCTGGTGCGGGTGGGGGAGAAGTGGGTCCTGGTCGAGACGGGGGTGGACGATAAGCCCGGGGAGAAACACCGCCGGATCTACGCGATCGACCGGAGCACGAACCTCCTGGCCGCGCTGAAGGCGCTCGGCCTGACCCCGGAGGATATCGATCTGGTGGTGAACACGCACCTGCACTTTGACCACGCGGGCTTGAACACGGTGCGGGACGAGGCGGGCCGGATCGTGCCGTTGTTTCGCCGGGCGCGGTACGTGGTGCAGCGCCAGGAGCTATATGACGCATTGCACCCGCATGAGCGCAGCCGCGCGAGCTACCTCCCGGAGAACATCGAGCCGGTCCTCGAGGCAGGGTTGTTCGAGGAGGTGGAGGGGGAGGCCGAGCTTTTGCCGGGGGTTCGGGTCGTTCCGCTGCCTGGGCACACCCTGGGGCAGCAGGGGGTGGTGCTGGAGTCCGAGGGGCAGCGGCTGGTGTACACGGCGGATCTACTCCCGACCTTTGCGCACGCGCCGCTCCCGTACATCATGGCCTACGACCTGTACCCGGTGACGACGTTGGAGACCCGCAAGCGCTTCTACCCGGTCTGGGCCGAGGAGGGCTACCTGGTCGCGCCTCCCCACGATCCCACGTACGCCTTGGGGCGTTTGGTGTTGGGGGAGCGTGGGTATACACTCGTGCCGGTGTAG
- the trpA gene encoding tryptophan synthase subunit alpha produces the protein MSERVAEAFRAARAEGRRAVIPYLTAGYPSPEAFVEVATRLARRADLLEVGLPYSDPLGDGPTIQRASEQALRQGVRTAAVLEMVRALRERTRVPILLMTYVNPVLAWGGARFFEAFAGAGVDGVILPDLPPDEDPALVAAARRAGLATVFLLAPTSTEARIQTVVRHTSGFVYAVSVTGVTGARARLPEEVGALVRRIKAHTELPVAVGFGVSNEATARQAAAAADGVVVGSALVRALEAGEDPLTVLEAVRRGAAKPV, from the coding sequence GTGTCGGAGCGGGTGGCGGAGGCGTTTCGCGCCGCGCGCGCCGAGGGGCGCCGGGCGGTGATCCCGTACCTGACCGCGGGGTACCCCAGCCCGGAGGCGTTCGTGGAGGTGGCGACCCGGCTGGCCCGCCGGGCGGACCTGTTGGAGGTGGGCCTGCCGTACTCGGACCCTTTAGGGGATGGGCCCACGATCCAGCGGGCGAGCGAGCAGGCCTTGCGGCAGGGGGTGCGGACCGCGGCGGTGCTGGAGATGGTGCGCGCCTTGCGGGAACGCACCCGGGTGCCCATCCTCCTGATGACTTACGTGAACCCGGTACTGGCCTGGGGGGGCGCGCGGTTTTTCGAGGCCTTCGCCGGGGCGGGCGTGGACGGGGTGATCCTGCCGGACCTGCCGCCGGACGAGGACCCTGCGCTCGTGGCCGCGGCGCGCCGGGCGGGGCTCGCCACGGTCTTTTTACTCGCGCCGACCTCGACGGAAGCGCGGATCCAGACCGTGGTGCGCCACACGAGTGGGTTTGTGTATGCCGTCTCCGTGACCGGGGTGACTGGGGCGCGCGCGCGGCTTCCGGAGGAGGTGGGGGCGCTGGTGCGTCGCATCAAGGCCCACACCGAACTGCCCGTGGCCGTGGGGTTCGGGGTATCGAACGAGGCCACCGCGCGGCAGGCGGCGGCCGCAGCGGACGGCGTGGTGGTGGGCAGCGCGCTGGTGCGGGCCCTCGAGGCGGGGGAGGATCCCCTCACGGTGCTCGAGGCGGTGCGGCGGGGAGCGGCAAAGCCGGTATAG
- a CDS encoding septal ring lytic transglycosylase RlpA family protein, which produces MKRLIGSLALVLMGCAPALTAPPRYVVQPGDTLYSLARRFGTTVAALQAANHLEGTTIYAGQVLVIPSGTSPARPARFVQEGYASYYGPKFHGRKTASGEVFDMYAYTAAHRTLPFGTRVRVTRLDTGKSVVVRINDRGPWKEGRIIDLSYRAAQDLEMIGLGVVWVRLEVIEEASTE; this is translated from the coding sequence ATGAAACGGCTCATCGGCAGCCTCGCCCTCGTGCTCATGGGGTGCGCCCCTGCCCTCACCGCGCCCCCGCGCTACGTGGTCCAGCCCGGGGACACGCTCTACAGCCTGGCCCGGCGCTTCGGTACCACCGTCGCGGCCCTCCAGGCCGCCAACCACCTCGAGGGCACCACGATCTACGCGGGGCAGGTCCTCGTCATCCCTTCGGGCACCTCCCCCGCACGTCCCGCGCGGTTCGTGCAGGAAGGGTACGCCTCGTACTACGGCCCGAAGTTCCACGGCCGTAAGACCGCGAGCGGCGAGGTGTTCGACATGTACGCCTACACCGCCGCCCACCGCACCCTGCCCTTCGGCACGCGGGTGCGCGTCACGCGCCTCGACACCGGGAAGAGCGTGGTGGTGCGGATCAACGACCGCGGACCGTGGAAGGAAGGCCGGATCATCGACCTGTCGTACCGGGCCGCCCAGGACCTCGAGATGATCGGGCTCGGCGTGGTCTGGGTGCGCCTCGAGGTTATCGAGGAGGCGAGCACGGAATGA
- the tpiA gene encoding triose-phosphate isomerase produces the protein MTRRVLIAGNWKMHKTTAEARAWCRAVLDGLPDPVACEVAVLPAYPLLPVVREALENSPVRWGAQDVSAHEEGAYTGEVAARQLADLGCAYVVVGHSERRAYWKESNALVAAKARKALEHGLVPIVCVGEPLEVREAGEAVAFTLAQLEGSLEGVEAPDPGRLVVAYEPVWAIGTGRTATPEDAQEMARAIRDWLARRYTPEFAAGVRVLYGGSIKPGNFAEILEGPDVDGGLVGGASLDATRFLALATAV, from the coding sequence GTGACGCGGCGGGTGCTCATTGCCGGGAACTGGAAGATGCACAAGACGACCGCCGAGGCACGGGCGTGGTGCCGGGCGGTCCTCGACGGCTTACCGGACCCGGTGGCGTGCGAGGTGGCCGTGCTGCCCGCCTACCCCCTCCTCCCCGTTGTTCGGGAAGCGCTTGAAAACAGCCCGGTGCGGTGGGGAGCCCAGGACGTCTCGGCGCACGAGGAAGGGGCCTATACTGGCGAGGTCGCCGCGCGTCAGCTCGCGGATCTGGGGTGCGCGTACGTCGTGGTGGGGCACAGCGAGCGCCGGGCGTACTGGAAGGAGTCCAACGCTCTCGTCGCGGCTAAGGCCCGCAAGGCCCTCGAGCACGGCCTGGTGCCGATCGTGTGCGTGGGGGAACCTCTCGAGGTGCGCGAGGCGGGAGAGGCGGTGGCTTTCACGCTAGCGCAGCTCGAGGGGAGTCTGGAGGGGGTGGAGGCCCCGGATCCCGGTCGGCTGGTCGTGGCCTACGAACCGGTGTGGGCGATCGGCACCGGGCGAACCGCGACCCCGGAGGACGCCCAGGAGATGGCGCGGGCGATCCGGGACTGGCTGGCCCGCCGGTACACGCCGGAGTTCGCCGCGGGGGTGCGCGTGCTGTACGGGGGTTCGATCAAGCCTGGGAACTTTGCGGAGATCTTGGAGGGTCCGGACGTGGACGGCGGGCTGGTAGGCGGCGCGAGCCTGGATGCGACGCGGTTTTTGGCGCTGGCTACGGCTGTGTAG